In Lactococcus paracarnosus, a genomic segment contains:
- a CDS encoding adenine phosphoribosyltransferase: MDLKDYIATIPDYPEKGIVFRDISPLMADGNAYSYAIREIVQYAIDKEIDVIVGPEARGFIVGCPVAFDLGIGFAPVRKPGKLPREVIEAQYEKEYGFDTLVMHADAIKKGQRVLIVDDLLATGGTVKATIELIEKLGGVVAGCAFLIELDDLKGRDKIGDYAYKVLMHY, encoded by the coding sequence ATGGATTTAAAAGATTATATTGCGACAATACCAGATTATCCAGAAAAAGGGATTGTATTTAGAGATATCTCGCCATTAATGGCAGACGGTAATGCTTACAGCTATGCAATTAGAGAAATTGTCCAGTATGCGATTGATAAAGAAATTGATGTTATCGTTGGTCCTGAAGCCAGAGGTTTTATCGTTGGGTGTCCTGTTGCGTTTGACTTGGGAATTGGCTTTGCACCTGTCAGAAAGCCAGGTAAGTTACCAAGAGAAGTGATTGAAGCACAATATGAAAAAGAGTATGGGTTTGATACCTTGGTCATGCATGCTGATGCGATTAAAAAAGGGCAACGTGTCTTAATCGTTGATGATTTGCTGGCAACTGGTGGAACAGTTAAAGCGACGATTGAACTGATTGAAAAACTCGGCGGTGTTGTGGCAGGTTGTGCCTTCTTAATTGAGCTTGATGACTTAAAAGGTCGTGATAAAATTGGGGATTATGCCTATAAAGTACTAATGCATTACTAA